A portion of the Streptomyces platensis genome contains these proteins:
- a CDS encoding NHL domain-containing thioredoxin family protein: MASRARVRAPELTGKGGWLNTGNKDLTLSDLRGRIVVLDFWTFCCVNCLHVLDELRELEERHRDTVVIIGVHSPKFVHEAEHQAVVDAVERYGVEHPVLDDPELTTWKQYAVRAWPTLVVIDPEGYVVAQHAGEGHAHAIEKLVEELEAEHEAKGTLHRGDGPYVPPEPVATDLRFPGKAVRLPGGSFLVSDTTRHQLVELAADGEQVLRRIGTGERGLTADSFNEPQGLALLPDGKVAVADTVNHAIRVLDPDSGTLETVAGTGKQWWQGSPTSGPAREVDLSSPWDLAWWQDRLWIAMAGVHQLWTYDPAAGTVEVAAGTTNEGLVDGPAAEAWFAQPSGLAAAGDRLWIADSETSAVRWVEPAEAGDGYVIRTAVGTGLFDFGHRDGAAGQALLQHPLGVTALPDGSVAIADTYNHALRRFDPASGEVTTLAKDLREPSDAVLVDGDLVVVESARHRLTRLRLPEEAIRVESVAHRTQRAATEVAPGALRLEVVFQAPAGQKLDTRYGPSTRLLVSATPPELLADGAGAGTDLTRDLVLADGMTEGVLHVSAMAASCDDAPDIEYPACHVHQQDWGVPVEIAEGGVARLGLVLAGLDAE, encoded by the coding sequence ATGGCTTCACGTGCACGCGTCCGCGCCCCCGAGCTGACCGGCAAGGGCGGCTGGCTGAACACCGGCAACAAGGATCTGACCCTCTCCGACCTGCGAGGACGCATCGTCGTCCTGGATTTCTGGACCTTTTGCTGTGTGAACTGTCTGCATGTCCTGGATGAGCTGCGGGAGCTGGAGGAGCGGCACCGCGACACCGTCGTGATCATCGGCGTGCACTCCCCGAAGTTCGTGCACGAGGCCGAGCACCAGGCCGTCGTGGACGCCGTGGAGCGCTATGGCGTCGAGCACCCGGTCCTCGACGACCCCGAGCTCACCACCTGGAAGCAGTACGCGGTACGGGCCTGGCCGACGCTCGTGGTGATCGACCCCGAGGGGTATGTCGTCGCCCAGCACGCCGGCGAGGGCCATGCGCACGCCATCGAGAAGCTCGTCGAGGAGCTGGAGGCCGAGCACGAGGCGAAGGGCACCCTGCACCGCGGCGACGGTCCCTACGTACCGCCGGAGCCGGTGGCCACCGATCTGCGCTTCCCCGGCAAGGCGGTCCGGCTGCCGGGCGGCAGCTTCCTCGTCTCGGACACCACCCGGCATCAGCTGGTGGAGCTGGCGGCGGACGGCGAGCAGGTGCTGCGCCGGATCGGCACCGGTGAGCGCGGACTGACCGCGGACTCCTTCAACGAGCCGCAGGGCCTGGCGCTGCTGCCGGACGGCAAGGTGGCCGTCGCCGACACGGTCAACCACGCCATCCGCGTCCTCGACCCCGACAGCGGCACGCTGGAGACGGTGGCCGGCACCGGCAAGCAGTGGTGGCAGGGCTCGCCGACCTCGGGTCCGGCGCGCGAGGTGGACCTCTCCTCGCCGTGGGACCTCGCCTGGTGGCAGGACCGGCTGTGGATCGCGATGGCCGGGGTGCACCAGCTGTGGACGTACGACCCGGCTGCCGGAACGGTCGAGGTCGCGGCCGGCACCACCAACGAGGGCCTGGTGGACGGCCCGGCCGCCGAGGCGTGGTTCGCCCAGCCGTCCGGGCTCGCGGCGGCCGGCGACCGGCTGTGGATCGCGGACTCGGAGACCAGCGCGGTCCGCTGGGTGGAGCCCGCCGAAGCGGGCGACGGCTATGTCATCCGAACGGCCGTCGGCACCGGCCTGTTCGACTTCGGGCACCGCGACGGCGCCGCCGGCCAGGCACTGCTCCAGCACCCGCTGGGGGTGACCGCGCTGCCCGACGGCTCGGTCGCCATCGCGGACACCTACAACCACGCCCTGCGTCGCTTCGACCCGGCGAGCGGCGAGGTGACGACGCTGGCGAAGGATCTGCGCGAGCCGTCCGATGCGGTGCTCGTCGACGGCGATCTCGTGGTGGTGGAGTCGGCACGGCACCGGCTGACCCGGCTGCGGCTGCCGGAGGAGGCGATCCGCGTCGAGTCGGTGGCGCATCGCACCCAGCGCGCGGCCACCGAGGTCGCCCCGGGCGCACTGCGGCTGGAGGTGGTCTTCCAGGCCCCGGCCGGCCAGAAGCTCGACACCCGCTACGGTCCCTCGACGCGGCTGCTGGTCAGTGCGACCCCGCCGGAGCTGCTCGCCGACGGTGCGGGCGCCGGCACCGACCTCACCCGGGATCTGGTGCTCGCGGACGGTATGACCGAGGGCGTGCTGCATGTCTCGGCGATGGCCGCGTCCTGTGACGACGCCCCGGACATCGAGTACCCCGCCTGCCATGTACACCAGCAGGACTGGGGCGTCCCGGTCGAGATCGCCGAGGGCGGGGTGGCCCGGCTGGGTCTCGTACTGGCCGGGCTGGACGCCGAGTAG
- a CDS encoding LURP-one-related/scramblase family protein, whose translation MQRSPGDASPRTGKYVVRDRIFGIGDDYWIEDEHGRHAYLVDGKALRLRETFELKDPERRVLITIRKKMLSLRDTMTIERGDEPLATIKRKRLSLLRNHYRVELVDGTELDVSGKILDREFAIEYDGELLAEISRRWLTVRDTYAVNVVREDADPPLLIAIAVCVIRLAERERGED comes from the coding sequence ATGCAGCGATCTCCCGGGGACGCGTCCCCGCGCACGGGCAAGTACGTGGTACGTGACCGCATCTTCGGCATCGGTGACGACTACTGGATCGAGGACGAGCACGGACGGCACGCCTACCTGGTGGACGGGAAGGCGCTGCGGCTGCGGGAGACCTTCGAGCTGAAGGACCCCGAACGGCGGGTGCTGATCACCATCCGCAAGAAGATGCTCAGCCTGCGCGACACGATGACCATCGAACGAGGCGACGAGCCGCTGGCCACCATCAAGCGCAAACGGCTCTCGCTGCTGCGCAACCACTACCGCGTCGAGCTGGTGGACGGCACCGAACTGGACGTCAGCGGAAAGATCCTGGACCGGGAGTTCGCGATCGAGTACGACGGCGAACTGCTCGCCGAGATCTCGCGGCGCTGGCTGACCGTGCGCGACACCTATGCGGTCAATGTCGTCCGGGAGGACGCGGACCCGCCGCTGCTGATCGCCATCGCGGTGTGTGTGATCCGGCTGGCGGAGCGGGAGCGCGGCGAGGACTGA